In Colletotrichum higginsianum IMI 349063 chromosome 3, whole genome shotgun sequence, a genomic segment contains:
- a CDS encoding Exocyst complex component: MSEDRERSKISLRSGKRKGRPQISAPRQISEPILQDGSGPVRASGSRPAADAGPPPVQPRLRPPPQAGGGKTSDLVKRRYSTRFNNLPNDFDVNNPPVPAMPSLDKYEFRQRRAAQPPPSRGGDTAPAPIVDIKALRDPGLIPDQYVASLLSEASEDQIREFEDNLRNLKGRANADLQQNVMQNRTQFIKISKEAEKLKSEMRALKNLMTDLKVNTTALRQASNNGDNASSGLSGELTSGMSKRDKRSSVADRSALWNSQMQALYKNVEGSQKFLPNSARRHVIQNAGAWIELDNATYKSRRAMQIFLLSDHLLIASRKKRKADVPPREAQGPLVKLVADRCWPLLDIEVVDMAGSSDNTTTRNKLADAIMVRGVGQESVIYRTEKPEDTEKNSLLLNIRKAVEELRKERQSELEATNKAKETINYFASRDPGLLQKTELLETLSDIKDMLIEVDGKQQNLRWVESQMDELDIDIALQSFEPAVGRVEKLKNLARGLKNNAVAQDFISFKVEERCAKLAGMIIRELETTHTAPTKNKRNISWLARLGYEDRAREAYLLARHDIIQKRSRQCIFQGDLHLYIWEVSFVYFSLIRNTVSCFHSCFPPPMMSACVKWAKEEVEAFNAILARQLSGTERGGKVWNDCMERAHEHAKMLNEVQLDFRTLVGRDLEQPSGVASPVGLGLS, encoded by the exons GATCTCGCTCCGGAGCGGCAAGAGGAAGGGCCGCCCCCAGATTAGTGCACCTCGCCAGATCTCGGAACCCATTCTTCAAGATGGATCAGGTCCGGTACGGGCCTCCGGCTCGAGACCAGCGGCCGATGCTGGCCCCCCTCCGGTCCAGCCAAGGCTGCGGCCACCGCCGCAagctggaggaggaaag ACCTCGGACTTGGTGAAGCGACGATACTCAACTCGATTTAACAACCTGCCGAACGATTTCGATGTGAACAACCCGCCGGTACCGGCTATGCCATCCCTCGACAAGTACGAATTCCGCCAGCGCAGAGCAGCACAACCACCTCCGAGTCGGGGAGGCGATACAGCCCCTGCGCCAATCGTAGATATTAAAGCTCTACGAGACCCTGGCTTGATCCCAGATCAAT ATGTTGCCAGCCTGCTTAGCGAAGCATCCGAAGACCAAATCCGCGAGTTTGAGGACAATCTGCGCAATCTCAAAGGCCGAGCCAATGCAGATCTGCAGCAGAACGTCATGCAGAACCGCACACAGTTCATCAAGATCAgcaaggaggccgagaaaCTGAAGAGCGAGATGCGGGCGCTCAAAAACCTTATGACCGACCTCAAGGTTAACACGACGGCACTACGCCAGGCCTCCAATAATGGGGACAACGCGTCGTCTGGCCTCAGCGGAGAGCTCACGTCGGGCATGAGCAAGCGGGACAAGAGAAGTTCGGTCGCCGATCGAAGCGCTCTGTGGAACTCGCAGATGCAAGCCCTGTACAAGAATGTCGAGGGATCACAGAAGTTTTTGCCCAACTCTGCTCGCCGCCATGTCATCCAGAATGCTGGCGCATGGATCGAGTTGGATAACGCCACTTACAAATCCCGCCGAGCGATGCAGATATTCCTCCTGAGCGACCACCTCCTCATTGCTTCTCgcaagaagagaaaggcgGATGTGCCTCCGCGTGAGGCTCAGGGCCCTCTCGTTAAGTTGGTTGCAGATAGGTGTTGGCCACTGCTTGATATCGAGGTGGTGGACATGGCAGGGTCGAGCGATAACACTACGACGAGGAACAAGCTAGCGGATGCCATCATGGTTAGAGGCGTCGGCCAGGAATCCGTCATCTACCGAAccgagaagcccgaggaTACGGAGAAGAACAGTCTGCTTCTGAACATTCGCAAGGCGGTAGAAGAGCTCCGCAAGGAGAGACAGTCAGAGCTGGAGGCCACcaacaaggccaaggagacAATCAACTACTTTGCATCCCGGGACCCTGGTCTGCTTCAAAAGACAGAGCTGTTGGAGACGCTATCCGACATCAAGGATATGCTCATCGAGGTGGATGGGAAGCAGCAGAACCTGCGATGGGTGGAGAGTCAGATGGATGAGCTGGATATCGACATTGCACTACAGAGCTTCGAGCCGGCTGTTGGCCGCGTTGAGAAGCTCAAAAACCTCGCCCGAGGCCTAAAGAACAACGCGGTGGCGCAGGACTTCATCAGCTTCAAGGTCGAAGAGCGATGCGCGAAGCTGGCGGGCATGATTATTCGCGAGCTGGAGACAACGCACACTGCGCCCACAAAAAACAAACGCAACATTAGCTGGTTGGCAAGACTAGGCTACGAGGACAGAGCCCGCGAGGCGTATCTGCTCGCGAGGCACGATATTATCCAGAAGAGGTCGAG ACAATGCATCTTCCAGGGCGACTTGCACCTGTATATCTGGGAGGTGTCGTTTGTTTACTTCTCGCTCATCCGCAACACTGTGAGCTGTTTTCACTCATGCTTTCCCccgccgatgatgagcgCCTGCGTCAAATGGGCCAAGGAAGAAGTAGAAGCCTTCAATGCTATCCTCGCCCGTCAGCTCAGCGGCACTGAGCGCGGCGGTAAGGTGTGGAACGACTGCATGGAGCGTGCTCACGAGCACGCAAAGATGTTGAACGAGGTGCAGCTAGATTTCCGCACTCTCGTCGGGCGGGACCTAGAGCAGCCATCGGGAGTCGCCAGTCCTGTTGGTCTGGGGTTGTCGTAG
- a CDS encoding Serine/threonine-protein phosphatase: protein MDTNMEDVGRVPADLPSAQNLEPTTIPTLDGWIESLMSCKQLVEADVQRLCEKAREVLQDESNVQPVKCPVTVCGDIHGQFHDLMELFKIGGPNPDTNYLFMGDYVDRGYYSVETVTLLVALKIRYPQRITILRGNHESRQITQVYGFYDECLRKYGNANVWKYFTDLFDYLPLTALIDNQIFCLHGGLSPSIDTLDNIRALDRIQEVPHEGPMCDLLWSDPDDRCGWGISPRGAGYTFGQDISEAFNHNNGLTLIARAHQLVMEGYNWSQDRNVVTIFSAPNYCYRCGNQAAIMEIDEHLKYTFLQFDPCPRAGEPMVSRRTPDYFL from the exons ATGGATACGAACATGGAGGATGTTGGCCGCGTCCCCGCCGATCTGCCCTCCGCCCAGAACCTTGAGCCCACCACGATCCCGACCCTAGACGGCTGGATCGAGAGCCTCATGAGCTGCAAGcagcttgtcgaggccgacgttCAGAGACTTTGCGAGAAG GCGCGGGAAGTCTTGCAGGACGAGTCCAACGTGCAACCAGTC AAATGCCCGGTGACAGTGTGCGGTGATATCCACGGCCAATTTCACGATCTTATGGAGTTGTTCAAGATTGGCGGGCCCAACCCCGATACCAACTATCTCTTCATGG GTGACTACGTCGACCGAGGCTACTATTCCGTCGAGACTGTGactctcctcgtcgcccttaAGATTCGATACCCACAGCGCATCACCATCCTCCGCGGCAACCACGAGTCCCGCCAGATCACCCAAGTCTACGGCTTCTACGACGAGTGCCTCCGAAAATACGGCAACGCCAACGTGTGGAAGTATTTCACCGATCTCTTCGACTATCTCCCTCTTACCGCCCTCATCGACAACCAGATTTTCTGCTTGCACGGCGGCCTGTCCCCCAGTATCGACACTCTTGACAACATCAGGGCCCTTGACAGAATCCAGGAGGTGCCTCACGAGGGTCCCATGTGTGACCTGCTCTGGTCCGACCCCGATGACCGCTGCGGCTGGGGAATCTCGCCCCGTGGCGCTGGCTACACTTTCGGCCAAGACATCTCCGAAGCCTTCAACCACAACAACGGTCTCACGCTTATTGCGCGTGCCCATCAGCTTGTGATGGAGGGCTACAACTGGTCGCAAGACAGAAACGTCGTGACCATCTTCTCTG CACCCAACTACTGCTACAGATGCGGTAACCAGGCGGCGATTATGGAAATCGATGAACATCTCAAGTACACCTT CCTGCAATTCGATCCTTGCCCGAGAGCCGGCGAGCCAATGGTCTCAAGACGCACACCCGACTACTTCCTCTGA